In a single window of the Sediminicoccus sp. KRV36 genome:
- a CDS encoding ABC transporter permease subunit: MNAALTVARREFAAYFATPVATVFIVIFLVLSGALTFTLGGFFGRGQADLLPFFGFIPWLFLFLVPALTMRLWAEERRLGTIELLLTLPITAGQAVIGKFLAAWAFCAVALALTFPLVITVNVLGEPDNGVILTGYLGCLLVAGAYLAIGAAISALTRNQVIAFVLAVAGCFVFAAAGSPVVTEFLSSRLPILAEIARGVSVGERINGFTRGVISAKDFIFFASFIGFWLFVNAVILEHKKAD, translated from the coding sequence ATGAACGCCGCCCTGACGGTCGCCAGGCGCGAGTTCGCGGCCTATTTCGCAACGCCCGTCGCCACCGTGTTCATCGTGATCTTCCTGGTGCTCTCGGGGGCGCTGACCTTCACGCTCGGTGGGTTCTTCGGGCGTGGCCAGGCTGATCTGCTGCCATTTTTCGGCTTCATCCCCTGGCTGTTCCTGTTCCTCGTCCCGGCCCTCACCATGCGTCTCTGGGCCGAGGAACGGCGCCTGGGCACGATTGAACTGCTGCTGACGCTGCCCATCACGGCGGGCCAGGCGGTGATCGGGAAATTCCTTGCCGCCTGGGCGTTCTGCGCGGTGGCGCTGGCCTTGACCTTCCCCCTCGTCATCACCGTGAACGTCCTGGGCGAGCCGGATAATGGCGTGATCCTGACCGGCTATCTCGGCTGCCTGCTGGTCGCGGGCGCCTATCTGGCCATCGGTGCCGCGATTTCGGCCCTCACGCGGAACCAGGTCATCGCCTTCGTGCTTGCCGTCGCGGGCTGTTTCGTCTTTGCCGCCGCGGGCTCTCCGGTGGTGACGGAGTTCCTGTCATCCAGGCTGCCCATCCTTGCCGAGATCGCCCGCGGGGTCAGTGTGGGTGAACGCATCAACGGCTTCACCCGAGGCGTCATCTCCGCCAAGGATTTCATCTTCTTCGCGAGCTTCATCGGCTTCTGGCTTTTCGTGAATGCCGTCATCCTTGAACACAAGAAGGCGGATTGA
- a CDS encoding Gldg family protein — translation MRNSRLTFSLLGVVAAFMLAVGVNMLADRLLGAARADLTENQLYTLSPGTRQVLGGLQDPITLRFFYSRKLGAEAPQFGAYAERVREMLREYVATSRGKLRLEIFDPEPFSEVEDRAVALGMQGVPLDQAGEQVYFGLAASNQVDEERNIPFFQPERERFLEADLTRLIFELSSPAKPVLGVMSPLPLNGDPRAMMMRQPALAQPQVVMRQLRENFTVQDIAFDVQVIPPEVRILLLAHPQDLPEAAQYAVDQFVMRGGKLFLMIDPHSEMQAARPGPGGRPPTNTASILPRLLEAWGIEAPADRVVLDLRGAWRVRAAPTERVQAVDYIAWFNLQGDSVNRQEVATALIEQVTVASSGYLRPRPNAGIEFIPLLTSSAQSMLVDAARVRSEPSPTRILADFRADGERRVIAARVRGNLRSAFQEGAPAPAEGVERPADFPAHLARSEGAANLVIVHDTDLLEDRFWVRVQEFFGQPVANPFSGNGSFVVNVADTLAGSDAMISLRSRGESQRPFELVEDIRRQADAQFRQSEQQLTERLQATERRLRELRQGTGGEGARNTNQTVITAEQRAEIDRAREEIANTRRQLRAVQLELRRDIETLETWLRVFNIALVPVLLTLFAVVLGVLRSRRRARARA, via the coding sequence ATGCGGAATTCCCGCCTCACCTTTTCCCTGCTCGGCGTGGTGGCCGCATTCATGCTGGCTGTCGGCGTGAATATGCTGGCGGACCGCCTGCTCGGCGCCGCACGCGCGGATCTGACGGAAAACCAGCTCTACACCCTCTCCCCCGGCACGCGGCAGGTGCTGGGCGGGTTGCAGGATCCGATCACGCTGCGCTTTTTCTATTCCCGCAAACTCGGTGCCGAGGCGCCGCAATTCGGCGCCTATGCCGAGCGCGTGCGGGAGATGCTGCGGGAATATGTCGCCACATCGCGTGGCAAGCTGCGCCTGGAAATCTTCGACCCCGAGCCGTTCTCCGAAGTCGAGGACCGTGCCGTGGCGCTGGGCATGCAGGGCGTGCCGCTCGATCAGGCCGGCGAGCAGGTCTATTTCGGCCTGGCCGCCAGCAACCAGGTGGATGAAGAACGCAATATCCCCTTCTTCCAGCCCGAGCGTGAACGCTTCCTGGAAGCCGATCTGACGCGCCTCATCTTCGAACTGTCCAGCCCCGCCAAGCCCGTCCTCGGCGTCATGTCGCCCCTGCCGCTGAATGGCGATCCGCGCGCCATGATGATGCGCCAGCCGGCCCTGGCGCAGCCCCAGGTGGTAATGCGTCAGCTGCGCGAGAATTTCACCGTGCAGGACATCGCCTTTGACGTGCAGGTCATCCCGCCCGAGGTGCGGATCCTGCTGCTCGCCCACCCGCAGGACCTGCCGGAGGCGGCGCAATATGCCGTCGACCAGTTCGTCATGCGTGGCGGCAAGCTGTTCCTGATGATCGACCCGCATAGCGAGATGCAGGCGGCGCGCCCGGGCCCCGGCGGCAGGCCGCCCACCAACACCGCCTCCATCCTGCCGCGCCTGCTGGAAGCCTGGGGCATCGAGGCGCCGGCCGATCGTGTGGTGCTGGATCTGCGCGGCGCCTGGCGCGTGCGCGCGGCGCCCACGGAACGTGTGCAGGCGGTGGACTACATCGCCTGGTTCAACCTTCAGGGCGACAGTGTGAACCGCCAGGAAGTGGCAACGGCGCTGATCGAGCAGGTCACCGTCGCCTCCTCGGGTTATCTGCGGCCACGGCCCAATGCAGGGATCGAGTTCATCCCGCTGCTGACCAGCTCCGCACAATCCATGCTGGTGGATGCGGCGCGGGTGCGCAGCGAGCCCTCGCCCACGCGCATCCTGGCGGATTTCCGCGCCGATGGAGAACGCCGCGTGATTGCCGCCCGTGTGCGCGGCAATCTGCGGAGCGCCTTCCAGGAGGGCGCGCCCGCCCCTGCCGAAGGCGTGGAACGCCCGGCCGATTTCCCGGCGCATCTGGCCCGCAGCGAGGGCGCCGCCAATCTCGTGATCGTGCATGACACGGACCTCCTGGAGGACCGCTTCTGGGTCCGTGTGCAGGAATTCTTTGGCCAGCCGGTCGCCAATCCCTTCTCGGGCAATGGCAGCTTTGTGGTGAATGTGGCGGATACGCTGGCCGGATCGGATGCGATGATCAGCCTGCGTTCGCGCGGCGAATCCCAACGCCCCTTCGAGTTGGTGGAAGATATCCGCCGGCAGGCCGACGCCCAGTTCCGCCAGAGCGAACAACAACTGACCGAACGCCTGCAAGCCACCGAGCGCCGCCTGCGTGAGTTGCGCCAGGGAACTGGCGGTGAGGGCGCGCGCAACACCAACCAGACCGTCATCACCGCCGAGCAGCGCGCGGAAATTGACCGTGCGCGCGAGGAAATCGCCAATACACGGCGGCAATTGCGCGCGGTCCAGCTCGAGCTGCGGCGCGACATCGAGACGCTGGAAACCTGGCTGCGCGTCTTCAACATCGCGCTGGTGCCGGTGCTATTGACCCTCTTTGCCGTGGTGCTCGGCGTGCTGCGCAGCCGGCGTCGCGCGAGGGCGCGCGCGTGA
- a CDS encoding DUF4340 domain-containing protein, with product MIGKRSLALLAGAAAASLGGAFLLRPEGESQGQIATGTLAFPGLAARLTGAARIEIKRGAQSTTLIRDGESWGIAESQGYPARAERIREMLTGLTELRLMEERSGEPGQWSRLGVEDPLAAGSTAALLRVLNATGGVLAELILGRRRVRTQGNLPESVYVRRPGESRAWLAEGRIGADADPSLWINRDIANLAPARLRRVEIARNGAPPLVLARAGEVDAPLDIITPEDAPVADRVALDEVGRAFDMLTFVEVRPATDSASEAVGEALGETRFHYTDDVTITARPSREGELFWVRLSAAGGEEAQQLQARFQGWAFQLGLWKEKAMIPRVEDLAVT from the coding sequence ATGATCGGCAAGCGAAGCTTGGCACTGCTGGCCGGCGCGGCGGCGGCCAGCCTGGGCGGAGCATTCCTGCTGCGGCCGGAAGGGGAAAGCCAGGGCCAGATTGCCACGGGCACCCTCGCCTTCCCTGGCCTTGCCGCGCGGCTCACCGGGGCCGCTCGAATCGAGATCAAACGCGGCGCGCAATCCACCACACTGATCCGTGACGGGGAGAGTTGGGGCATCGCGGAAAGCCAAGGCTACCCTGCCCGGGCTGAGCGCATCCGCGAGATGCTCACCGGCCTCACGGAGTTGCGGCTGATGGAAGAACGCAGCGGCGAACCCGGGCAATGGTCGCGCCTTGGTGTCGAGGATCCTCTGGCGGCGGGCAGCACGGCCGCTCTCCTGCGGGTGCTCAATGCGACAGGCGGGGTGCTGGCCGAGCTTATCCTCGGCCGCCGGCGTGTTCGCACCCAGGGCAATCTGCCGGAGAGCGTCTATGTCCGGCGGCCCGGCGAAAGCCGCGCCTGGTTGGCCGAAGGGCGCATTGGCGCCGATGCCGACCCCTCGCTCTGGATCAACCGCGACATCGCGAATTTGGCCCCGGCCCGCCTGCGCCGCGTCGAGATCGCCCGCAACGGTGCGCCGCCGCTCGTTCTGGCCCGAGCGGGAGAGGTTGATGCGCCACTCGACATCATCACGCCCGAGGATGCGCCCGTCGCCGACCGGGTCGCGCTGGATGAAGTGGGCCGCGCTTTTGACATGCTGACCTTCGTGGAGGTGCGTCCAGCCACGGACTCGGCCAGCGAGGCCGTGGGGGAGGCCCTGGGCGAAACGCGCTTCCACTACACGGATGACGTGACCATCACCGCCCGGCCCAGCCGCGAGGGCGAATTGTTCTGGGTGCGCCTCAGCGCCGCGGGCGGCGAGGAGGCGCAGCAGCTCCAGGCTCGCTTCCAGGGCTGGGCCTTTCAGCTCGGCCTCTGGAAGGAAAAGGCAATGATCCCGCGCGTCGAAGACCTTGCGGTCACGTGA
- a CDS encoding NUDIX hydrolase encodes MSREYPDRPWIGIGVIVFRGEEVLLVQRGKPPRLGSWSLPGGAQHLGEGAQAAARRELLEETGVTVGPLLLADVIDSVTHDDAGAVRYHYTIVDYCAEWIAGEAVAGDDVSATAWARPEDLQKYALTREAEAVIALSRKRLAEAAL; translated from the coding sequence ATGAGTCGCGAATATCCGGACCGCCCCTGGATCGGCATCGGCGTCATCGTTTTCCGCGGCGAGGAGGTGCTGCTGGTGCAGCGCGGCAAGCCGCCACGCCTGGGCTCCTGGTCACTTCCTGGTGGTGCGCAGCATCTGGGCGAGGGCGCGCAAGCCGCGGCGCGGCGCGAATTGCTGGAGGAAACCGGCGTGACCGTCGGCCCGCTGTTGCTGGCCGATGTGATCGATTCCGTCACGCATGATGACGCGGGCGCCGTGCGCTACCACTACACTATCGTGGATTACTGCGCCGAATGGATCGCGGGCGAGGCGGTGGCCGGGGATGATGTCAGCGCCACCGCCTGGGCGCGCCCGGAGGATCTGCAGAAATATGCCCTGACACGCGAAGCCGAGGCGGTGATCGCCCTGTCCCGCAAACGGCTTGCAGAAGCAGCACTCTGA
- a CDS encoding tripartite tricarboxylate transporter substrate binding protein, which yields MTMRRSVLLGAAALPLATPALAQSRPLRIIVPFPPGGAVDLLGRILAERLPPALGTGVVVENRGGAGGMIGADALAKGDKDGTMVGLLGVAILCAFPFMTNRLPFNPRTDFTPVTQITDGALLCVVNAESARRNGWTDFRSLVAWSKRFPDQVKMGSSGTGTTSHINIEAVNAASGAKILHVPYRGGGPAITDMLSGTIDMMFDVMPALMPHVASGRVLAFAVSSAQRLPLLPQVPGMADFADLGLAQHNVVTWNAIMAPGGTPAEHITRIHNAVKTISVVPEFMERLKPLGFGTVVSQTPAELTALVDRETPVWQRLVQVSGARLE from the coding sequence ATGACGATGCGACGCAGCGTGCTTCTCGGCGCAGCCGCCCTGCCTTTGGCCACCCCGGCCCTGGCCCAGTCACGTCCGCTGCGCATCATTGTTCCCTTTCCACCCGGCGGCGCCGTGGATTTGCTCGGCCGCATCCTGGCAGAGCGCCTGCCACCTGCGCTGGGCACTGGCGTCGTGGTTGAAAATCGTGGCGGTGCTGGCGGAATGATCGGCGCCGATGCGCTCGCCAAGGGCGACAAGGACGGCACCATGGTCGGGCTGCTGGGTGTTGCGATCCTGTGCGCCTTCCCCTTCATGACCAACCGACTGCCCTTCAACCCACGCACCGATTTCACGCCCGTCACGCAGATCACCGATGGTGCCCTGCTTTGCGTGGTCAATGCGGAATCCGCGCGCCGCAATGGCTGGACGGATTTTCGCTCGCTCGTGGCCTGGAGCAAGCGCTTCCCCGATCAGGTCAAGATGGGCAGCAGCGGCACCGGCACCACCAGCCACATCAACATCGAGGCGGTGAATGCAGCCTCTGGCGCCAAGATCCTGCATGTGCCCTATCGTGGTGGTGGCCCTGCCATCACGGACATGCTGTCAGGCACGATCGACATGATGTTCGACGTGATGCCCGCGCTGATGCCGCATGTCGCCTCGGGCCGCGTGCTGGCCTTCGCGGTGAGTTCGGCACAGCGCCTGCCCCTTCTGCCGCAAGTGCCGGGCATGGCGGATTTCGCCGATCTGGGCCTGGCTCAGCACAATGTAGTGACCTGGAACGCCATCATGGCACCGGGTGGCACGCCGGCCGAACACATCACGCGCATCCACAATGCGGTGAAGACCATCAGCGTGGTGCCGGAATTCATGGAGCGCCTGAAGCCGCTGGGATTTGGGACCGTGGTGAGCCAGACGCCGGCCGAATTGACGGCGTTGGTGGACCGGGAGACGCCGGTTTGGCAGAGGCTGGTGCAGGTCTCCGGCGCCCGGCTGGAATAG
- a CDS encoding TorF family putative porin: protein MSDPTRRLRLAALPILWLAAPAQAQIPIGETGFTITGTATYGSDYVSRGLSQTRSRMAYQVTAELQHESGLYLGGFIGNVRFAYTDARQEVDVFAGYRFSWSGVDFDIGGIGTFYPGYSAGRASDAVDFGEAYLRLARQWGPVRLMGSINVSPNYFDATGLGVYLESGADWTTGFWGLTLGARLGYQFIEKNPRFGTPDYTWWGIALSRDFEIENLGTITASLGYFDTSIHRPGCLSGQGVQQDTCAARVIGSIAFKF, encoded by the coding sequence ATGAGCGACCCGACGCGCCGCCTGCGCCTTGCTGCCCTGCCGATCCTCTGGCTTGCCGCCCCGGCACAGGCGCAGATCCCCATCGGAGAGACCGGCTTCACCATCACGGGAACGGCCACCTACGGGAGCGACTATGTCTCACGCGGGCTCAGCCAGACTCGCTCACGCATGGCATATCAGGTGACGGCCGAGTTGCAGCATGAGAGCGGCCTCTATCTCGGCGGCTTCATCGGCAATGTCCGCTTCGCCTATACCGATGCGCGCCAGGAGGTGGATGTCTTCGCCGGGTATCGCTTCAGCTGGTCCGGGGTTGATTTCGATATCGGCGGCATTGGCACCTTCTACCCCGGCTATTCCGCCGGCCGTGCCAGCGACGCGGTGGATTTCGGCGAGGCCTATCTCCGGCTCGCGCGCCAATGGGGGCCGGTGCGGCTCATGGGCTCGATCAATGTCTCGCCCAATTACTTCGATGCGACAGGGCTTGGCGTCTATCTGGAATCGGGCGCCGATTGGACGACCGGCTTCTGGGGCCTGACGCTCGGCGCGCGGCTCGGCTACCAGTTCATCGAGAAGAACCCGCGCTTCGGCACGCCCGACTACACCTGGTGGGGTATCGCGCTCAGCCGTGATTTCGAGATCGAGAATCTCGGCACCATCACCGCCAGCCTCGGCTATTTCGACACCAGCATCCACCGGCCTGGCTGTCTCAGCGGCCAGGGCGTGCAGCAGGACACCTGCGCCGCGCGGGTGATCGGCAGCATTGCCTTCAAGTTTTGA
- a CDS encoding histidine phosphatase family protein, whose translation MGLRLTRRCILGLTLASPAMAQRLAPVGIEASGLLEPLRAGGLVLFFRHADTQGEPCDRSFRLGDRAGQRNIAPRGREQSRRIAQRMAELGIPVEFPVLAGPVYRARDTAEEAWGPARVRVTESLLADDFSGARLDWVLAEHRRLFTAPVSPGVNRVLVGHRTPAIMIFGDPVAGRAFPEGAALVIQPGVMRVLGVAEFAPLPGGGFHGC comes from the coding sequence ATGGGGCTGAGGCTCACCCGGCGCTGCATCCTGGGCCTCACGCTCGCCTCGCCCGCGATGGCGCAGCGGCTGGCGCCCGTCGGGATTGAAGCCTCCGGCCTGCTGGAGCCGCTGCGAGCTGGCGGGCTGGTCCTGTTTTTCCGCCATGCCGACACCCAGGGCGAGCCGTGTGATCGCAGCTTCCGCCTGGGTGACCGAGCCGGCCAGCGCAACATCGCGCCACGCGGCCGGGAGCAATCGCGCCGCATCGCCCAGCGCATGGCCGAGCTTGGCATTCCCGTGGAATTCCCGGTGCTCGCCGGCCCGGTCTACCGCGCGCGCGACACGGCCGAAGAAGCCTGGGGGCCCGCCCGGGTACGCGTGACGGAGAGCCTGCTGGCGGATGATTTCTCAGGCGCCCGTTTGGACTGGGTGCTGGCGGAGCACCGGCGCCTCTTTACGGCGCCCGTATCGCCCGGGGTGAACCGGGTACTCGTGGGCCATCGCACGCCAGCGATCATGATTTTCGGCGATCCGGTCGCAGGGCGGGCCTTTCCCGAAGGCGCCGCGCTGGTAATCCAGCCGGGGGTCATGCGCGTGCTGGGAGTTGCGGAATTCGCCCCCCTGCCAGGCGGCGGCTTTCACGGCTGTTGA
- a CDS encoding M20 family metallopeptidase, with translation MQNSEPVWRHVDDKAQPAIELSDRVWGMPELAYNEHRSAAEHTAYLNAEGFRVTERLAGIPTAMMGEAGEGGPVIAILGEFDALPALSNESGVTTHSPVPGDGNGHACGHNLLGAASLLAATAVKDYLAANGLKGRVRYYGCPAEEGGAAKGFMARAGLFDDVDIAISWHPSAFAGVNEPLSLANTRIDFTFHGRASHAAAAPHLGRSALDAVELMSVGVNYLREHIPQESRIHYAYLDAGGVAPNVVQAKAKVRYLIRAANVKDLQHLVTRVRAIADGAALMAECRVETQVISAVSNLLANPPLEKLMQESLDRLGPPPFDAEDRKRAAEFQATLSEADIASAFRKVGLPPTDAPLADSIVPLDSKRAPMIGSTDVGDVSWVVPTVQARGATHAIGTQLHSWQATAQGKLPHAHKGMVHVAKVMAGTAVDALLKPEIIAAAKADHAVRAGGPYVSPLPADAVPPIGMSLAV, from the coding sequence ATGCAGAACAGCGAACCCGTCTGGCGCCATGTGGATGACAAGGCGCAACCCGCGATCGAACTCAGCGATCGCGTCTGGGGCATGCCGGAGCTGGCCTATAACGAGCATCGCTCGGCCGCCGAGCATACCGCTTATCTGAACGCCGAGGGCTTTCGCGTCACCGAACGCCTGGCCGGCATCCCGACCGCCATGATGGGCGAAGCCGGGGAGGGTGGGCCGGTGATCGCCATCCTCGGTGAATTCGACGCATTGCCGGCGCTGTCCAACGAGTCGGGTGTCACGACGCACAGCCCGGTGCCGGGCGATGGCAACGGCCATGCCTGCGGGCATAACCTGCTGGGCGCCGCCTCGCTCCTCGCGGCAACTGCGGTGAAGGACTATCTGGCCGCGAATGGGTTGAAGGGGCGCGTGCGCTATTACGGCTGCCCGGCTGAGGAGGGCGGTGCCGCCAAGGGCTTCATGGCGCGCGCGGGCCTGTTCGATGATGTGGACATCGCCATCTCCTGGCACCCGTCAGCCTTCGCCGGCGTGAATGAGCCGCTTTCGCTGGCCAATACCCGCATTGACTTCACCTTCCATGGCCGCGCCAGCCACGCCGCCGCCGCACCCCATCTGGGCCGCTCCGCGCTGGATGCCGTGGAGCTCATGTCGGTCGGGGTGAACTACCTGCGCGAGCATATCCCGCAGGAAAGCCGCATCCACTACGCCTATCTGGATGCCGGCGGTGTCGCGCCCAATGTGGTACAGGCCAAGGCGAAGGTCCGCTACCTGATCCGCGCCGCGAATGTGAAGGACCTGCAGCATCTGGTGACGCGCGTGCGCGCCATCGCCGATGGCGCGGCGCTGATGGCGGAATGCCGGGTGGAAACCCAGGTGATCTCGGCCGTGTCCAACCTGCTGGCCAATCCGCCGCTGGAAAAGCTGATGCAGGAAAGCCTGGACCGCCTCGGCCCGCCGCCCTTCGATGCCGAGGACCGCAAGCGCGCCGCCGAATTCCAGGCGACGCTGTCGGAGGCCGATATCGCCTCCGCCTTCCGTAAGGTGGGACTCCCGCCGACTGACGCGCCGCTGGCCGACAGCATCGTGCCGCTGGACAGCAAGCGCGCGCCGATGATCGGCAGCACGGATGTGGGCGACGTCTCCTGGGTGGTGCCGACGGTGCAGGCGCGGGGGGCGACGCATGCCATCGGCACGCAGTTGCATTCCTGGCAGGCGACCGCCCAGGGCAAGCTGCCGCATGCGCACAAGGGCATGGTGCATGTGGCCAAGGTGATGGCCGGCACGGCGGTGGATGCGCTGCTGAAGCCGGAGATCATTGCGGCGGCCAAGGCGGATCACGCGGTGCGGGCGGGCGGGCCCTATGTGAGCCCGCTGCCGGCGGATGCGGTGCCGCCGATCGGGATGTCGCTCGCGGTTTGA